The genomic segment GCCGTTAGCTTTTCTTGCTACCTTGATCATGTTTATCGTGATGGTAGCGGGTTCGCTTGTTACCAAGACAGATTCAGCACTCGGCTGTGGGAATGACTGGCCGCTGTGCAACGGTAAATGGGTCCCGGAATACACATTGGCATCCATTATTGAATATTCTCACCGCCTGATTACAGGTGTTGCCGGTATTGTTGTCGTGATTTTCTCTGTACTCTGCTGGCGCTATTACAAAGGCAACCAAGAAGTTCGCAATCTCGCTATTTTTGGTTTGTTTTTCATCGTAGTGGAGTCCATTCTCGGTGCTTCTGCAGTCATTTGGCCACAGTCCTCATCTGTTTTGGCTCTGCACTTCGGATTCTCCTTGCTTGCTTATTCAGGCGTGTTCTTGTTGAGTGTGTTCGTTTACCAGCGGGAAAAAACGCAAAGCTTGGTGAAGACGACCGTCTCAAAAGGCTTCCGCAACTGGATGTGGTTCGTCGCTACTTATACGTACGCTGTCGTTTATCTCGGAGCGTATGTCAGACATACGGGTTCAAGTATGGCATGCAGTG from the Brevibacillus brevis genome contains:
- a CDS encoding COX15/CtaA family protein, whose amino-acid sequence is MEKWLKPLAFLATLIMFIVMVAGSLVTKTDSALGCGNDWPLCNGKWVPEYTLASIIEYSHRLITGVAGIVVVIFSVLCWRYYKGNQEVRNLAIFGLFFIVVESILGASAVIWPQSSSVLALHFGFSLLAYSGVFLLSVFVYQREKTQSLVKTTVSKGFRNWMWFVATYTYAVVYLGAYVRHTGSSMACSDWPLCQGQVIPELYGQTGIHFAHRIAALVLGFLLLGTMIYCMRHFKEKRRDLYGASILSFILCIAQVFSGGFVIIYKLHLYATLTHSMIITILFGIICYMCLQTLKSPTNEKLRR